TAACAGCACAGGTAGCAGCAGTAGCTAGTTTATTACTTGTACACGGGTATCAAAAGCACCGAAAGTAGGAACAAGATTTTGAGATTGATTCTGAGCCTCTGACTAGACACTTCCCCATTAGATTAAACAAACCATTTGGATAGATTTTCACCAGTATAGTGAATTAGTGACACTGCCTTGTCATACTAAATGGTACTATTGTCGATGGAATTAGCTACTTATTAAACTACAGTAGAACCTCCATTatgtaatatttaaaattttatatttttgataattaTAATCATCTCGTAAGTGTTGAGTAACCAGTTGATTTTAAGCCAATGTCGGGGGTGTCATGGAGTCGAATAATAAGGACCCCAACTGCTACATTATACAAGTTGCCTGGTACCAGTAATCTCTCCTCCATCTCTCATTCACTGCTCTCCCATCACACAAATAATAATGTACTACTGCTGCTACTCAGTCACCTGACCAACAAAATAATTGAATCAACCTCACTCCAATTCTACCTTCATTTCACTCTCATGGCAATGCTTCAACTATTGCTCACTTCTTCTTGTCTCCGTCTTAACCATTTCTCTTTACTATTGTTGTTCATTTTATCACCAACATTCGCAGCTCATCTGGAAGACTACCACATCAAAACATTCATAGTTCACGTCCAACACGATGCTAAACCATCTATTTTCCCTACACATACTCACTGGTACCAATCCTCACTCAACTCACTCGAAGAAAACACGTTCTCTCCGTCTCTTATCCACTCTTACAGCACTGTTTTCCACGGTTTTTCGACACAGCTCTTGGCTTCACAGGCCTTAAAACTTGAGTCCAGTCCTGGGGTCATTGCGGTCATTCCTGAACAAGTTCGACAGCTTCACACTACTAGGTCTCCGCAGTTTCTAGGGTTGAAGACTAGTGACACTGCTGGTCAGTTGCTTAAAGAATCTGATTTCGGGTCAGATCTTGTTATTGGAGTTATCGACACTGGGATCTGGCCCGAAAGACGTAGTTTTAATGACCATGATCTCAGCCCTGTTCCTAGTAAATGGAAAGGCCAGTGTGTAGGTGCTATAGGCTTTCCAAGTACTTCATGTAATCGAAAATTGATTGGTGCTAGGTTCTTTAGTAGCGGTTATGAAGCTACTAATGGCCCGATGAATGAAACTGTAGAACATCGTTCTCCTAGAGACTCTGATGGCCATGGGACACACACCGCTTCGATAGCAGCCGGGAGATATGTTTTCCCGGCTGCTACGCTTGGATATGCACGCGGTGTTGCTGCTGGAATGGCTCCTAAAGCGCGTCTTGCTGCTTATAAAGTTTGTTGGAATGCTGGATGTTATGATTCGGATATTCTTGCTGCTTTTGATGCTGCCGTTGCCGATGGTGTTGATGTTGTTTCGCTTAGTGTTGGAGGTGTAGTTGTACCTTATCATCTTGATGCTATTGCAATTGCGGCTTTTGGAGCTTCGGATGCTGGTGTGTTTGTGTCGGCGTCAGCTGGTAATGGCGGTCCTGGTGGTCTTACGGTTACCAACATAGCTCCCTGGGTTACAACAGTCGGAGCAGGTATACAATGACAAAATTATATAGGGGCTAGTCGAGTCTATGGAATCTACAAGGAAAAATTAATTACAGTAAAATTGTTGATACTAATAATGTAAAGCTCTGCTGTAGTATAAATAATTATAGAGGACtagtattttataaaaattagaatcTAATTTGGACTCACAATTATTATTTTCTGATCCGCTAACTGTAGGTACGATTGATCGTGACTTTCCGGCTGAGGTCAAGTTAGGAAATGGAAGAACAATACGGGGAGTGAGTATATACAGTGGACCTGCATTATCACCTCATCGCCTCTACCCACTTGTATATGCAGGTGGCGAAGGCGGTGGTGATGGTTACTCCTCATCCCTCTGCCTTGAAGGTTCTTTGGAACCCAAAGATGTGAAGGGAAAGATTGTAATGTGTGACAGAGGAATTAATTCTAGGGCAGCTAAAGGCGAAGTAGTTAAAAAGGCTGGTGGGGTTGCTATGATACTAGCTAATGGTGTTTTTGATGGTGAAGGCCTAGTGGCTGATTGCCACGTCTTGCCAGCAACTGCTGTCGGTGCGATATCAGGTGACATGATTAGAAGGTATATCGCATCGGCTGGTAGGTCTCCGAAAGCTAGCATAGTTTTTAAAGGGACAAGGCTCGGAGTTAGGCCAGCCCCTGTTGTTGCATCATTTTCCGCCAGGGGACCTAATCCAGAGTCGCCTGATATATTGAAGCCTGATATCATTGCACCGGGAGTTAATATCCTTGCAGCATGGCCTGATGGAGTTGGGCCATCTGGAATTGCTTCTGACAAGCGTCACACTGAATTTAATATATTGTCAGGGACATCAATGGCATGTCCCCATGTTTCTGGTCTAGCTGCATTGCTAAAGGCAGCACATCCAGGATGGAGTCCAGCAGCAATAAGATCAGCACTTACAACAACAGCATATACAATAGATAACAGAGGTGAAACAATGTTGGACGAATCTACAGGTAATTCATCAACTGTTATGGATTATGGAGCAGGGCATGTTCACCCTCAGAAGGCCATGGATCCGGGACTTGTTTATGATATAGATTCATACGGTTATGTTGATTTTCTATGCAATTCAAATTACACTACAAAAAACATTCAAGTGATCACCAGAAAGAATGCAGATTGTAGTGGAGCAAGAAAGGCTGGGCATTTGGGGAATTTAAATTACCCATCTTTATCAGTGGTGTTCCAACAATATGGACAGCATAAGATGTCTACCCACTTCATACGGACAGTAACTAATGTCGGGGATTCTAATTCTGTGTACAAGGTTGCAATTAGGCCTCCCACTGGAACGCTGGTCACAGTTGAGCCGGAGAAACTGGCATTTAGAAGGACAGGGCAGAAGCTGAACTTCTTAGTGAGAGTGGAAGCAATGGAAGTGAAGCTCTCATCTGGGAGTTCAAGCATGAGGAGTGGCGCAATAGAATGGTCAGATGGAAAGCACATTGTCACTAGTCCATTAGTTGTCACAATGCAGCAACCCCTGTAGGTGGGATTGTCTTGGGTTTTTCATTCTTTCGAAACTATGTTTATTTTGATAGATATTTCATCTATCTGCCCAAAACTAAGGCCTGGAGAATCTTTTCTTGTTTTCATCATCGTTATTGTAacattataaattattatatatactTGTAGGAAAGAGTGTTATAATGAGGTTAAAAGAGTGTAGATATGTCATGTGTGCGTGATTGTTGTATATTTTAAGTATGATTTTGTAAGCTATTACTGTATTAATTTATTAGTAATCTTTGAGTCAATTGCCCAATTCAAGTTGATATTTAAAGTGTATTATTTGCGAAAATGATAAACTTTTGTTTGATAAAAGGTCCAAAATACAATTTCCCGAAAAGATAGGGATTGCAAGGGTTTCTTTGGTCCATAAAAGAGTATGATTAACCGAAATGGTTTCTTTAGTGTCTGTACACTAAAATTGAACAATGAAGCTCTACAAGTGGGTTGTAGATGGGGAAGAAACCATAAACAACGGAGTATTTATCCATCAATAAGCTTTCTACATGAAAGTTATCAACTTTTTTGTTCAAGCAAGGCCGGATATAACAGGACCCAAGTGTAAGACATTAAGCTTTTAATTGTATTTTTAGCTTCTATATGTGTGCTTGCACTGCTATGACTCTGAACAAAAGCCATCCATTCTGAAAATGTTTGTAGAATCAGATGTAAAACCATTTTAATTAAGTTGTTAAATTTGGTAATCGGCAGTATCGATGTGTTAAAGCGAGGTCTGCATTTCCTTTGTGCAGCCAACAGCTGCTAGTACTGGCTCCAGATAATTGTGTGATTTTAGTTGCAGAGAATAGTTTTAGTCGTATTGAGGGGAAGGCTTGCTCAAATACACACTACTTGAAAGGTCTGAATACATGTGCATTGTGCTTTGTGGATTGTTTGTATCAAAATTTtactttgctaaagagctgcaACGGACTTTCACTGTTTGTATAAGTTACATTTCTGGAGAGAAATACAAAAGATAAAATCAGGCAAGCCCACACGCCTATTGATTCTGCTGTGTTCCAGCTATCCTCTAAGATTTCACGGTGAAGATTATATTTGTTTGACTTAACTTACTAAATGGCAACTTGATTGTGCTTAATTTTGTTCGGCCTACCAAAAACTTGTGATGCAAACATTGCGAACTCTTGCTTCAGGGTAATTGAGGGCAGAGGAACAAGTTGTTTGGGCAGCCAAGTCAACAAAATTGAGACTAAGAGATGAATGTAGAAAGGTAGTTCAGTTAGGGTAGGGAAGTAACCATTAAAACGGTTTGGTTCAATTTGGTCTCAATATAACAAATTCAGCAATCAAATTAAACTTGCACTTGGAAAATaagaatcaaaaatttgaattatattatgaATCGAATGCTTTTTTATGTAATCTCTCTTTCAACTGTCTAATAGTTGCATCTACTCTTGCTGTGAACCCTATCTTCGTTTCTTGTCTAGCTTTAGATCGCTCTTCTGTCCACATGATATCATCTTCTTCATCCTTTTTGTAGTATTTCATTTCCTGGATGACTTGATGATCCATTGGACGGAATTCTCTTTGGAAGTATATGAGAGCAAAGTACGGAAGATTACATGTAACTGTAACTAATAGTGTAGTAATCCAGTATAATGGAGCAGGAGCAAGGACTTCTACAAAGATCTTGAAGACATTCCCAGATATGTCACTGAATACCAGGCCAAACATAGATAGAAGTATGTACCACGTTACGATGCTCCCCAAATAAGGAAGTGTTGTATCCATGTAAAATGACTCATGGTAAGAGCAATCTGGCAGTTGACAGTCCAAATAATGCAGGTGAACATGGTGGTGCCCATAGCTTCCAGGTCTGCAGTCTCCCCTCCTTTACGGAAGGCCTGATCACAAAAGATGTTAATGTTTAAGAAGAAGATAACTAGGGAAGAATAAATCCCATTTCCCATCCATCCAAGTATCCGGTACCAGTCAAAGAACATGTTTTTGGGTCCTTGCTGATATAATGCTGGAAACTGTAAGAAAATTCCAGGTCATAAGTGCAAAGTTCAAACACATTAATATATTAAACACACATAAAATGTTAAAGTATAAATTTTATCGTGGAACTGACATGTAAGCAAACTTCAGAAGAAACATCTTGTTCAAAAACCCCAAGAGAGATGACAGGCAATGAGGTAAGAACCacattaaataataatatataccACTCATCATAGACCGACTGCCCAGAAAAACCAGTATATGCCTCAAAGTAGAACAGTGCAAGGCCAAAGACAATATTCTTGTAGAAGAAATAACAAATCTGCAGAGAATCAAACATTTATGAGAAGGAATTTGAACAAAAAAAACTAGCACAAAAGTATACAGCTGTACTGTGCTTGTGCTTGAGCATGCCCATTAAGTGTTactcccagtttcagtatttttaaaacaattaacTTTTTCCGTATCTAGTGAAAAAGCTAAGCGCTTAATGGCTCATTCTAAACACTAAACAGTAAACATGCACCACAGATATAGTAGCTTTTAGGTTGTTACCATTTGAGCGATCCTCTTATAGCACCAGTGCCCATGGACAACTAAAAGTCTCTCCAAAAACCGGAACTGTGCAATAGCAAAATCACTAGCCATCACAGCCTGCAAAATTGTGAGAATTAGATGAGAGTGTGAGACTGAAACAAGATCTAGAAGAAAGAACTGGTAGTCTTCTTTACTACATATGATGGATCCACCGATAACATTATCAAATACAGGAaaaatcccaaaatatcatttcATGATATCACCCCACAATAAGTGTCATGGTACTCTACTACGGCTATCAACATAAATATTTGCTTCAGTTCTGAACAAATAATAATTGCGTAAGAAACCAATAAATTCCAGTTAAGGAAGATACGACCTGGCGTATAACATAAATAAGTACATTTAACAACAAAAATGTTCACTTAAGTACTCTGATGTAAAAAAAATAACAGGTTTTGGTTTACAACTTCTTTGAAGGATATAATAACTGACAAGGATCTATCTTGAAGATGTCCTGATTATTACATATTAAATTTATTACCAAACAAAATTCTGTCAACAAAATGTATGCTACGACTGTGTTAGAAACATTAAGAACCTGCATTCCTTCCACACCACTTATGCCAACACCGATATCAGCCTCTTGAATCATTCCAACATCATTTGCGCCATCACCAATTGCTAATGTGGTCTTTCCGGTTCCTTGCTTTACTAATCTTGTCACCTAGAAGCCCCATTAGgaattaaaaaatataatgtGAAAACAATAATACCCTGCCAAAAAATCTATTATTTACCAATGCCTTCTGCTTAGGAGAGACACGACAGCATATCACAGAGGCACACTCAACTGCTAATTGTAAGAACTGATGCTTCAAATCAGTCTCCAACACATAATTTAGCATTTTCCCATCAATTATCAAGGCAAAAGCTGCATGAGGGTCTTTTTCAAGCTTTACCATTTGAGATGAATTAGTAAGTTGCATCAAAATGTTCTCCTTTACTACCTGATACAAGTAAAAATAGATAGCAGATATTATTCCAAACATGAACATAAACTAATAGTTGTGATTCTATAACAAGTACCTCTTTGCTTTCTTGGGCAAGCATATCTGCATTTGCAGCTATACAGATTTGTTTCATGCCTCGCCGAAGTAGACTGCATGCAAACCTACATCATATTGCAAAGCGCTCTGTTGAAGTCATTGGAGCAGCTTATAATAGAAATTACAATGAAATTGAATAAGACCAAGCCTCAAGCATACCCTATATTAATTGCAGTTTCCATCTTATCACCTGTCAGTACCCAGATCTTGAGACCAGCTTGAGCTAGTTTATCTACGCATTGAGGCACCTGATTTTTGGGAAAGAGTAAGTTAGTTAAGGAACCCCGGCATAAGTGAATACTGAACACAGATGTGTAGATTATTTCAGTATGTCTAACCATAAACCATAAGTCCTACCCCTTTTTGTAATTTGTCCTCTACAGCAGTAGCTCCGAGAAGAATCAAATCTTTTTCCATCATATCCGATACGTGCTCAAGCATCGCCTCCCTGTCACCACCAATAGAAGTTTTTGCTCTTAGAAACTCCTCATTCCAAGAAGAATATTCGGCGGCCTCAATCATTTTGTAAGCAAGTGCTAGTGTACGTAAACCAGCTTCCCCATACTCATTCAAATGCCTAGTAGTAGCTTCCTTAAACATGCTTCCACGCTTTGATAGACGATCAAAGATGATGCTACATTATATAAAATCAGTAAACTGCACTGGGTCTTAAAACAATTTGACATGCATGCTACTATTGTTCACAAATTGAGATTAGCTATTTAGCAAAAAATATGTAAGGATTAGCTAGGAAATAATCTACATCCAACAGAAGTTCGAAATTCAGCGATTAAAATTTGATATTAAAAATGAAACCGGCACCGTTTCGAATTTGTGTCCTACATCAGTAAGCTGACTGAGGAGTCGCTGGAAACCTATCAACAAAATCTCAATTCAAGTAAGGGATAACATCAAAATCTATTTCCAACAGCTCAGAAAAGGAGCAAAAATCATCAGCGTGAATACTAAGGGAACTTCCTGGTACTTACGTCAAAATATTAAGTACTTATCTATAAAAGATACCTGATCACCAGACCTACAGGCAAAAAACATGAACACGGATTTTCAAGGTCAGCTGTTCCTATTTAATCATGACCTGTATTTTCATGGCTAAGACCATACAAGTCCAAAACGATGTATATGATTTCTTTGGTTTAACATATATTAGCTTGAATCGTTTATATCATTGCGCAGTTATGAGATTAGTGCCTGTAAAAGTTTGAATACCTTTTACATTATTTTATAGCTCAATCAAAGTATGACTCTGATAATAGACTAAGATTgctaaatttttttatttttttttgctaaatgatTGCTCATCTGAAACAGAGATAATTTAGCAAGTTAATTAGAAGTTACTTGCCTAGACCAAAGGAAATAGCAAAGTCAGGGAATTCCACGGTAATAAAACCTACGTTACTCGGACTCTTCATTTTACCTTCGAGTACCCGTGTCGGACACTCGACACTTGGACATGGACACTCGGACTCGGACACTTATGTTTGGCcaaaaacatgtatattttttaaaaaaattccgAGTCCGATACTTGGACACGTGTCCATGTCGGACACTTCTAGccgagtccgagtaacatagaATAAAACAATTCAATTCAAGtatttatttagaaaaagagtcaATAACAGTTTCGGTGAGCCATCCTTGGTAATTTCTTATCCATATTTTAAACGCATAGGTTTTTCAGTTGGATTGTTTGGATAATTAATTTGATTAATGCAGATTTCTTAAGCATTTTGTTGCAAGTGATGACAGATTTCTTATGACGATTAGTTCATTAGGTTTGACTATCTAAAACTTCTTTCAGCTATTACTTGTCATGATCTAATATAATTACTAGGATGCTATGCATTACATGTgattttttatatttatgcatcaacCATGATTTTCTTTTAATGAGAAATAAATTGAGAAAATATAGTAAGTGCAGAACGATACCTGTCTGCGCCTTTGCAGAACAGAAAAATCTGCCCATCCTCATCCTTGACAATTACAGACATTCTCTTCCTTTAGCTTGTAAAATCAAGCAGATTGAGGAGTTTGAACTCCCTGAATATTGTCAGAAAACACGTCATGCATCAATACAACTAATCCAAGGGTTGaacaaaataataaaagatatacTACTGTCTGACCTTTCAATGTATTTTTTAGAGATAGGATGCCTTTCACGCACAAATATGCTTGATTGAGTCCTTTTACAAAACTCAAATCCAAGTTCTCTTGCTGCAACAAGGAAAGCTCCTTCATCTGGTGACTCTGCTTCATAACGAAAGCCGCCAGTCTCCTCAATTAGCTCAGGGATTGCTGTGTGACAAATCGCAAGTATTCGTAGAAATAACAAATGTAGCTCGGCGTGTGGTTCCTTGGACCAATTCCCATTCGTGATGCGGCGATCCTCAAAATTAAACCCTCCGGATAGAGGTTGATGACGGTTTTCATATTCCGGTTTGATTTGTTCAAGCTCAATTTCTGACGAATGAAAACCACGGCCATTGTTAACACCTGCACCATTATTATGTAACTGATTTCTCACAAAATCATGATCCTGCTCGTCAAGGTCCATCGCCATCTGTTTTGTTGCTGCAAGTTCTACTTCACTAGCAGAGATGCCATATGCAGTTCCAGCTATGGAACACTTCAGGAATTTCATCTGATTGGATGTCAAAGTTCCAGTTTTATCAGAGAGGATAGTGTCTACCTGGCCTAACTCCTCGTTCAGATTCGAAGTCCGTGCTTGAGCAGGAGTTCACGTCTCTTCATCATACATGTGTATATCATGGTTAATAAATTTTGCTTGCAGGACCTTTACAACCTCAATAGAAATATGAAGCGAGATGGGTATTAGGTATCCATAAAGAATTAGAGCGGTGATCAGATGATAAAATCCAGACAAGTCGGCACGGTCAGGATTATATAAACCTTGATCATCTGGAGGAATATACCACCAGTCTGGCATCTGGTTTTTAGTCTTCACAGCAAAGCCTATTGAGCTAATAATTGAGATTAAAACAAGGAGGGTGAAAAGAACATAAATGATTTTGTCCATCTGCTTTTCAATCTTGCTTCGTTTGGAAGGAGATTCAGTAGAGTAGTAGAGTTCTGCATGACTTTGCTGTCAGGTCCAGTGTATATTACCACTCCATACACAGAAGCTGTATTCCTAAGCTTCGAATCTCTGAGGAGAATCTGATTGGGGTCAAGAGGATAGATTTCACGATTA
This sequence is a window from Apium graveolens cultivar Ventura chromosome 9, ASM990537v1, whole genome shotgun sequence. Protein-coding genes within it:
- the LOC141683416 gene encoding subtilisin-like protease SBT1.5, whose amino-acid sequence is MAMLQLLLTSSCLRLNHFSLLLLFILSPTFAAHLEDYHIKTFIVHVQHDAKPSIFPTHTHWYQSSLNSLEENTFSPSLIHSYSTVFHGFSTQLLASQALKLESSPGVIAVIPEQVRQLHTTRSPQFLGLKTSDTAGQLLKESDFGSDLVIGVIDTGIWPERRSFNDHDLSPVPSKWKGQCVGAIGFPSTSCNRKLIGARFFSSGYEATNGPMNETVEHRSPRDSDGHGTHTASIAAGRYVFPAATLGYARGVAAGMAPKARLAAYKVCWNAGCYDSDILAAFDAAVADGVDVVSLSVGGVVVPYHLDAIAIAAFGASDAGVFVSASAGNGGPGGLTVTNIAPWVTTVGAGTIDRDFPAEVKLGNGRTIRGVSIYSGPALSPHRLYPLVYAGGEGGGDGYSSSLCLEGSLEPKDVKGKIVMCDRGINSRAAKGEVVKKAGGVAMILANGVFDGEGLVADCHVLPATAVGAISGDMIRRYIASAGRSPKASIVFKGTRLGVRPAPVVASFSARGPNPESPDILKPDIIAPGVNILAAWPDGVGPSGIASDKRHTEFNILSGTSMACPHVSGLAALLKAAHPGWSPAAIRSALTTTAYTIDNRGETMLDESTGNSSTVMDYGAGHVHPQKAMDPGLVYDIDSYGYVDFLCNSNYTTKNIQVITRKNADCSGARKAGHLGNLNYPSLSVVFQQYGQHKMSTHFIRTVTNVGDSNSVYKVAIRPPTGTLVTVEPEKLAFRRTGQKLNFLVRVEAMEVKLSSGSSSMRSGAIEWSDGKHIVTSPLVVTMQQPL